A portion of the Carassius carassius chromosome 42, fCarCar2.1, whole genome shotgun sequence genome contains these proteins:
- the LOC132124037 gene encoding BCLAF1 and THRAP3 family member 3-like → MSRPRSRSPLYSRIPTLHGRRAEGLFDNQIHSSVQSDAWRNPEYVNKVENSTHWNKDSYQGEQKNVDHWASFIDAIEHAQKRGASPMTRYNMQGDEERPLHSPRRLPRERLPSPDHTHFGGEERYKMPTPGWNRNEGVDKELSSQHNHRESRDRSHPRHPEGRKHDRMDYEYHNEEYGNQYQERSSFAERSSKSDYREHRPPSEGRMEFGRKDEFVEHHRGLSPRRAPVIVEHDHGIAKRDSRNHDPPKMSGNLRSRDPPRTSETQRNRDRDRRDQGYHAHSLQDRHGGRPNSNPQEESRKNYSSYGRETQGRERSRHMDQSRMESHSRDSEARREMDLRDVSDVDLRNRDRDSIHDWEEERSQRNHGRMMGQGVFRQRAHYHRKPNTNVGPAPRMDCGEQETLKIKVDMSRAVRQTSHLGYSSDRQLSLDLVNVGRQRLDFLPMLEHSGTYRESAVHSGTFAQEIITLVHQVKENYFRGQGITLNERFANEQYYSLQDEFKEEEEEEEEMGNVRPVMNRQHGMPSSETQIFCKIGPDPLQRRQLVPDPGDLRYDLERRRQQRLEGVKITIAGGNFAPMVPEGQESDPPYMSDDPEEMDENLVWLEQDREHQRQWDGPRQRMPVLNKQNFSQRGDFSRNSRPRGRRT, encoded by the exons ATGTCACGTCCGCGTTCGAGATCTCCCTTGTATTCAAG AATCCCAACTCTTCATGGAAGGAGAGCCGAAGGGTTATTCGATAACCAGATACATTCATCGGTACAGTCTGATGCGTGGAGAAACCCTGAATATGTAAACAAAGTAGAAAATAGCACACACTGGAACAAAGATTCCTATCAAGGAGAACAAAAAAATGTCGACCACTGGGCCAGTTTTATTGATGCGATAGAGCATGCTCAAAAAAGAGGGGCTTCACCTATGACCAGATACAACATGCAGGGAGATGAAGAAAGGCCGCTCCATTCTCCAAGGAGACTTCCTAGGGAAAGGTTGCCTTCCCCTGATCACACACATTTTGGTGGTGAAGAGCGTTACAAGATGCCAACACCAGGCTGGAACAGGAATGAAGGTGTTGATAAGGAGCTCAGTTCACAGCACAACCACAGAGAATCGAGGGACAGGTCTCATCCAAGACATCCAGAAGGAAGAAAACACGACAGGATGGATTATGAATATCATAATGAAGAATATGGCAATCAATATCAAGAAAGAAGCTCCTTTGCAGAGAG GTCATCAAAGTCAGATTATAGGGAGCATCGCCCTCCTTCTGAAGGAAGGATGGAATTTGGTCggaaagatgagtttgttgagcATCACAGGGGCCTCAGCCCACGTCGTGCACCTGTCATTGTTGAACACGATCATGGAATCGCAAAACGAGATTCAAGGAACCACGATCCCCCGAAAATGAGTGGGAATCTTAGGAGCAGAGATCCACCCAGGACAAGTGAAACCCAGAGGAATCGAGATCGAGATAGAAGAGACCAAGGCTATCATGCGCATAGTTTACAAGACAGACATGGCGGGCGACCAAATAGTAACCCCCAAGAGGAATCAAGAAAGAACTACTCTTCTTATGGAAGAGAAACTCAAGGAAGAGAGCGCTCAAGACACATGGATCAGTCTAGAATGGAGTCACATTCAAGAGACTCAGAAGCACGGAGGGAAATGGATTTGAGGGATGTGAGTGATGTTGACTTGAGGAACAGAGATAGAGACTCTATCCATGATTGGGAGGAAGAGAGATCACAAAGGAATCATGGGAGGATGATGGGACAAGGGGTGTTTCGCCAAAGAGCTCATTATCACAGGAAGCCAAACACTAATGTTGGTCCTGCGCCTAGAATGGATTGCGGTGAACAGGAGACCCTCAAGATCAAGGTGGACATGAGTCGCGCCGTCCGGCAAACCAG TCATTTAGGATATTCTTCAGATAGGCAGTTATCACTGGACTTAGTCAATGTGGGTCGACAGCGCCTTGATTTCCTTCCCATGCTGGAGCATTCTGGGACTTACAGGGAAtcagcagtgcattctgggacatTTGCCCAGGAGATCATCACCCTTGTGCATCAAGTTAAAG aaaattactttAGGGGCCAAGGCATCACACTTAATGAACGATTTGCAAATGAACAGTATTATTCACTCCAAGATGAGTTtaaggaggaagaagaagaggaggaggagatggGAAACGTGAGACCAGTCATGAATAG ACAACACGGAATGCCTTCATCAGAAACTCAGATCTTCTGCAAAATAGGGCCAGATCCA CTTCAGAGACGACAGCTTGTCCCAGACCCTGGTGACCTCCGGTATGACCTGGAGCGAAGAAGACAACAGCGACTGGAGGGTGTGAAGATCACCATTGCTGGGGGAAACTTTGCTCCAATGGTTCCTGAGGG GCAAGAGAGTGATCCTCCCTATATGAGTGATGATCCTGAAGAAATGGATGAGAACCTTGTGTGGTTGGAACAAGACCGTGAGCATCAAAGGCAGTGG GATGGTCCCCGTCAAAGAATGCCGGTACTTAACAAACAGAACTTCAGTCAGAGGGGGGATTTCAGTCGCAATAGCAGACCACGGGGACGGAGGACTTGA